From one Maridesulfovibrio frigidus DSM 17176 genomic stretch:
- a CDS encoding RluA family pseudouridine synthase, with the protein MPAELVTVTSAEAGQKLVRFLERRVDGTVPRAAVMRWIRKGYVRVDKGRRKPFDLVKEGQIVRIPPYKADEVAEKVQRAPLEILYEDDDYVAVLKPAGLPSQGGTGHDDSVVDRLLSMYADSPFKPAPAHRLDRDTSGVLLSGKSHRGQKALSDMFANGEGGKFYIAEVNGSWVPDVRSESSWTEMRDLLEKSGEAGKERMVTGSGKEALASVLPLSIGDDRSILLVQLHTGRTHQIRVQLSSRGFPIAGDAKYGGSKGAMKLHCWRIATPWFTAQCLPLWDGVEKWKDRLSKAEESL; encoded by the coding sequence ATGCCAGCAGAATTAGTTACGGTCACAAGTGCCGAAGCCGGGCAGAAGTTAGTGCGCTTTCTTGAACGGAGAGTGGACGGAACAGTGCCGCGCGCAGCTGTTATGCGTTGGATTCGTAAGGGGTATGTTCGAGTGGATAAGGGCAGACGCAAACCCTTTGACCTCGTAAAAGAGGGCCAGATTGTCCGCATTCCTCCTTACAAAGCGGATGAAGTTGCTGAGAAAGTTCAGCGTGCTCCTCTTGAAATACTTTATGAAGACGATGATTACGTAGCGGTTCTTAAACCTGCGGGATTACCTTCCCAAGGTGGAACTGGTCATGATGATTCAGTTGTTGACCGCTTATTGTCCATGTACGCCGATTCTCCGTTTAAACCAGCTCCTGCTCATCGACTTGATCGTGATACTTCAGGCGTTTTATTGTCTGGTAAAAGCCATCGCGGACAGAAAGCTCTTTCTGATATGTTCGCAAATGGTGAAGGCGGTAAATTCTATATTGCTGAGGTTAACGGAAGCTGGGTACCGGATGTTCGTAGTGAAAGTTCATGGACTGAGATGCGCGACCTTCTGGAAAAGAGTGGCGAAGCTGGAAAAGAGAGAATGGTTACGGGATCTGGTAAAGAAGCCTTGGCTTCTGTTCTTCCTCTATCGATAGGTGACGATCGTAGTATCCTCTTAGTTCAGTTACATACAGGGCGCACACATCAGATTCGAGTTCAACTTTCCTCACGAGGTTTCCCTATTGCTGGGGATGCAAAGTATGGCGGCAGCAAGGGTGCAATGAAGCTCCATTGCTGGCGCATTGCTACTCCGTGGTTTACAGCGCAGTGTCTGCCTTTGTGGGATGGAGTTGAAAAGTGGAAAGATCGTTTAAGTAAAGCGGAAGAGTCTTTATAA
- a CDS encoding TRAP transporter large permease — translation MEPITIGLIGIVCLLLIILTLRIPVGFAMGIIGFIGFAKVLNLKAAYGMLGTEVWNVFSSYGLTVIPLFILMGQICFHSGVNERLYKSAYAWMGHIRGGIAMATVMACAGFAAICGSNTATAATMSTVALPEMKKFGYNPILSTGSVAAGATLGVVIPPSVVLIIIGLQTGESIGRLFLGGVIPGILLCVLFLVTVYCMCLRHPDWGPAGPEVSFKDKLRSLPGSIEMVILFFLVMGGLFAGWFTPTEAGAAGTAFALLIAVISGQMSFKRFAASVTDTLKVSCMIMTVILGAIIFGRFLAVTRLPFEAADMVAGLPIPPTVIILLICVIYIIGGMVMDALALLLITIPIFFPMVVAMGYDPIWFGVLITIVTSMGAITPPVGVTTFIVASMAEDVAIDRVFLGVSYFMIAYTALVGLLLVAPQLVTFLPRFMG, via the coding sequence ATGGAACCAATCACAATAGGTTTAATCGGCATTGTATGTTTGCTTTTGATAATTCTTACTTTGCGCATCCCAGTCGGGTTTGCCATGGGAATTATCGGCTTTATCGGCTTTGCAAAAGTTCTTAATCTCAAGGCCGCATATGGCATGCTTGGCACTGAAGTATGGAATGTTTTCTCTTCGTACGGGCTTACCGTAATACCTCTTTTTATCTTGATGGGGCAGATTTGCTTTCACTCAGGAGTTAACGAGCGGTTATATAAATCGGCCTACGCGTGGATGGGGCATATTCGTGGCGGAATCGCAATGGCCACTGTTATGGCCTGCGCCGGATTTGCGGCAATCTGCGGCTCCAATACTGCTACTGCTGCGACCATGAGTACTGTTGCCCTGCCTGAAATGAAAAAATTTGGCTATAATCCAATTCTAAGCACTGGCTCTGTTGCAGCCGGCGCGACTCTTGGCGTTGTTATTCCGCCGAGTGTCGTGTTGATTATTATTGGACTCCAGACAGGAGAATCCATTGGACGCCTCTTTCTAGGTGGAGTTATTCCCGGAATTCTTTTGTGTGTGCTGTTCTTAGTAACGGTTTATTGCATGTGCCTTAGGCACCCTGATTGGGGCCCAGCCGGACCTGAAGTAAGTTTTAAAGATAAGCTGAGGTCCTTACCCGGTTCTATTGAGATGGTTATCCTTTTCTTCCTCGTCATGGGGGGATTGTTTGCAGGATGGTTTACACCGACTGAAGCTGGAGCAGCCGGAACCGCGTTTGCCTTGCTGATAGCTGTCATCTCGGGTCAGATGTCCTTTAAGCGCTTTGCAGCGTCTGTTACGGACACTTTGAAAGTGTCTTGCATGATCATGACCGTTATTCTCGGAGCAATCATCTTCGGGCGCTTTCTGGCTGTTACAAGGTTGCCTTTCGAGGCGGCGGATATGGTTGCCGGATTGCCGATTCCCCCGACTGTTATTATTCTGCTGATTTGCGTGATTTATATCATTGGCGGAATGGTCATGGATGCCCTTGCTCTTTTGCTAATCACTATTCCTATCTTTTTCCCGATGGTTGTCGCCATGGGGTATGATCCTATTTGGTTCGGCGTGCTCATCACCATTGTTACTTCTATGGGCGCAATTACTCCTCCAGTTGGTGTTACCACATTCATTGTGGCATCCATGGCTGAGGATGTTGCTATTGACCGGGTTTTCCTAGGCGTAAGTTATTTTATGATCGCCTATACCGCGCTTGTAGGGCTTCTTTTAGTTGCACCTCAGCTTGTTACTTTCTTACCCAGATTTATGGGCTAG
- a CDS encoding TRAP transporter small permease — translation MINKLEKISIWFCRALAGIAGVALTAMVLLACANMVFRATWVPVKGTFELMGFFGAVTAGFSLAFSQFYRSHIAVGLFYSKFPKPIQKFLDVVTGLVSCVFFALCAIETTKWGMFLFDLGEMSETLGIPFYPFVFAVAFGCAVMAFILLLDLVRTISGNEPLKPAELGSK, via the coding sequence ATGATCAATAAATTGGAAAAAATTTCTATTTGGTTTTGCCGTGCGCTCGCTGGAATAGCGGGGGTGGCTTTAACTGCTATGGTCTTGCTTGCATGTGCGAACATGGTTTTCCGCGCAACATGGGTTCCTGTTAAAGGAACGTTTGAGCTTATGGGCTTTTTCGGAGCTGTGACGGCGGGCTTCTCGCTTGCATTTTCACAGTTTTACCGCAGTCATATTGCGGTGGGGCTTTTTTACAGCAAATTCCCGAAACCCATTCAAAAATTTCTTGATGTGGTTACAGGGCTAGTTTCGTGTGTTTTCTTTGCCCTTTGCGCAATAGAAACAACTAAATGGGGCATGTTCTTGTTTGATTTAGGCGAAATGTCTGAAACTTTAGGGATACCATTTTATCCATTTGTTTTTGCCGTCGCATTCGGTTGTGCGGTGATGGCTTTTATTCTTCTACTTGACCTTGTCAGAACTATTTCTGGAAATGAACCTCTTAAGCCCGCAGAATTGGGCAGTAAATAA